The proteins below come from a single Beutenbergia cavernae DSM 12333 genomic window:
- a CDS encoding ABC transporter substrate-binding protein, which produces MTRSLTSRPLRSALGAAVVAVPLVLAACGSTAPGEEGTPSSAAPDLGALTIGLTYTPNVQFAPFYVAAENGYYDEAGLDVELRHHGPSESLFGALEAGEEDLVVAGGDEILQARSQGVEAVSVATLYQTYPVALLVADDAPVTGPDDLAGAVVGTPGPYGETYFGLLALLDAAGLAQDDVQVEFIGYTQQAALTTGAVDGVMGYVNNDAVQLERSGVAIRTIPLGDVPLVGIGLGARDDVVAERPDAVRAFLDATLRGLADVVADPEAAVELSAEHIPGMTASAQEDALATLEATIPLYGDASGRADLETWTAMVEFMASRDLLEGEVDVADAVTNDLLP; this is translated from the coding sequence ATGACCCGCTCCCTCACGTCCCGCCCGCTCCGCTCGGCTCTCGGCGCAGCCGTGGTCGCCGTGCCCCTCGTGCTGGCGGCCTGCGGCTCGACGGCGCCGGGGGAGGAGGGCACGCCGTCGTCCGCCGCACCCGACCTCGGCGCCCTGACCATCGGCCTGACCTACACCCCGAACGTGCAGTTCGCGCCGTTCTACGTCGCCGCCGAGAACGGCTACTACGACGAGGCCGGGCTCGACGTGGAGCTGCGCCACCACGGCCCGTCGGAGTCGCTCTTCGGTGCGCTCGAGGCGGGGGAGGAGGACCTCGTCGTCGCGGGCGGCGACGAGATCCTCCAGGCGCGGTCCCAGGGGGTCGAGGCCGTGTCGGTGGCGACGCTGTACCAGACCTACCCGGTCGCGCTCCTCGTCGCGGACGACGCCCCGGTGACCGGACCGGACGACCTGGCGGGCGCCGTCGTCGGCACCCCCGGGCCGTACGGCGAGACGTACTTCGGCCTCCTCGCCCTGCTGGACGCGGCCGGGCTCGCGCAGGACGACGTCCAGGTGGAGTTCATCGGCTACACGCAGCAGGCGGCCCTCACCACCGGCGCCGTCGACGGCGTCATGGGCTACGTCAACAACGACGCCGTCCAGCTGGAGCGTTCCGGTGTCGCCATCCGGACGATCCCGCTCGGCGACGTCCCGCTGGTCGGCATCGGGCTCGGCGCCCGCGACGACGTCGTGGCCGAGCGCCCGGACGCCGTGCGCGCGTTCCTCGACGCCACGCTCCGCGGACTGGCCGACGTCGTCGCGGATCCCGAGGCCGCCGTCGAGCTCTCCGCCGAGCACATCCCCGGGATGACGGCGTCCGCCCAGGAGGACGCGCTGGCCACGCTCGAGGCCACGATCCCGCTGTACGGCGACGCGAGCGGCCGCGCCGACCTCGAGACGTGGACCGCGATGGTCGAGTTCATGGCGAGTCGCGACCTCCTCGAGGGCGAGGTCGACGTGGCGGACGCCGTCACGAACGACCTGCTGCCCTGA
- a CDS encoding phosphoribosyl-ATP diphosphatase, protein MKTFDELYAELTEKARTRPAGSRTVAELDAGVHAIGKKVLEEAAEAWMAAEHESDEATAEEISQLLYHAQVLMIARGIDLQAVYRHL, encoded by the coding sequence GTGAAGACGTTCGACGAGCTGTACGCGGAGCTGACCGAGAAGGCGCGCACCCGCCCCGCCGGCTCGCGCACCGTCGCGGAGCTCGACGCCGGCGTGCACGCGATCGGCAAGAAGGTGCTCGAGGAGGCCGCCGAGGCGTGGATGGCGGCCGAGCACGAGAGCGACGAGGCCACGGCCGAGGAGATCTCGCAGCTGCTGTACCACGCGCAGGTGCTGATGATCGCGCGCGGGATCGACCTGCAGGCCGTGTACCGACATCTCTGA
- the hisG gene encoding ATP phosphoribosyltransferase, whose amino-acid sequence MLRIAVPNKGSLSEPAAEMLAEAGYRQRRDSRELVLPDPENDVEFFFLRPRDIAVYVGSGTVDAGITGRDLLIDSGVEAVEHRRLGFARSTFHFAAPPDDITSVPELAGRRIATSYPVLVSGYLERHGVSAEVVRLDGAIESTVRLGVADAVADVVETGTTLRAAGLATFGEPILVSEAVLIRPSGEPRPGLDILDRRLQGVITAREYVLMDYDVPVERVERAIRITPGLESPTVSPLHDRGWVAVRAMVRRSQTHRVMDDLYDVGARAILVTTIHATRL is encoded by the coding sequence GTGCTCCGCATCGCCGTCCCGAACAAGGGATCCCTGTCCGAACCCGCCGCCGAGATGCTCGCTGAGGCCGGCTACCGCCAGCGTCGCGACTCCCGCGAGCTGGTGCTGCCCGACCCGGAGAACGACGTCGAGTTCTTCTTCCTGCGCCCGCGGGACATCGCCGTCTACGTCGGCTCCGGCACCGTCGACGCCGGCATCACGGGGCGTGACCTGCTCATCGACTCCGGGGTCGAGGCGGTCGAGCACCGCCGGCTGGGCTTCGCCCGGTCGACGTTCCACTTCGCGGCCCCGCCGGACGACATCACGTCCGTGCCCGAGCTCGCCGGCCGGCGGATCGCGACGTCGTACCCGGTGCTCGTGTCCGGCTACCTGGAGCGGCACGGTGTCAGCGCTGAGGTGGTGCGCCTCGACGGCGCGATCGAGTCCACCGTCCGGCTGGGGGTGGCCGACGCCGTGGCCGACGTCGTCGAGACCGGGACCACGTTGCGCGCCGCCGGCCTGGCGACGTTCGGCGAGCCGATCCTCGTCTCCGAGGCCGTGCTCATCCGCCCGTCGGGCGAGCCGCGCCCGGGGCTGGACATCCTCGACCGGAGGCTCCAAGGGGTCATCACGGCGCGCGAGTACGTCCTCATGGACTACGACGTCCCGGTGGAGCGGGTGGAGCGCGCCATCCGGATCACCCCCGGCCTCGAGTCGCCGACGGTGTCGCCGCTGCACGACCGCGGCTGGGTCGCTGTCCGCGCGATGGTGCGCCGCTCGCAGACTCATCGGGTCATGGACGACCTCTACGACGTCGGCGCGCGCGCCATCCTCGTCACGACCATCCACGCGACGCGGCTGTAG
- a CDS encoding PH domain-containing protein — protein MDARGDLYAPFAPRTARIVAAVLLVVVAAACLALVAFLPSTAAQAVTTADRAGFVVFAALLGAILVRQAMVRAVPDDEGLTVRNLFLTRRVSWTEIVSVRFGGGRAWAQLDLDDGETLAVMAIQGADGARGLAESRRLAALVARHEPRPPD, from the coding sequence ATGGACGCCAGAGGAGACCTGTACGCGCCGTTCGCGCCGCGGACGGCGCGGATCGTGGCGGCGGTGCTGCTCGTCGTCGTCGCCGCCGCGTGCCTCGCGCTGGTCGCGTTCCTGCCGTCGACGGCGGCGCAGGCGGTGACGACCGCCGACCGCGCGGGGTTCGTGGTGTTTGCCGCGCTCCTCGGGGCGATCCTGGTGCGCCAGGCGATGGTGCGGGCGGTGCCCGACGACGAGGGGCTCACCGTGCGCAACCTGTTCCTCACGCGCCGCGTGTCCTGGACCGAGATCGTGTCGGTCCGGTTCGGCGGCGGCCGCGCCTGGGCGCAGCTCGACCTCGACGACGGCGAGACGCTCGCCGTGATGGCGATCCAGGGCGCCGACGGCGCACGCGGTCTCGCCGAGTCGCGCCGGCTCGCGGCGCTCGTCGCGCGTCACGAACCGCGCCCACCGGACTGA
- a CDS encoding DUF3866 family protein produces the protein MIIWRDGTVRTLGRAWSGAQELEVELSGSAPGGAVDDESAAGVLPAGTLVRALAYPQLVGEVRTGDRVTLTASALARGLGTGGYALVAAVPDRLPADPHVGPGHLVKARYTPTQPLVLGVDEQESAAHEMLRDADDLGGLPVVVADLHSALPAIVAGARAEAALVGAPPPRVAYVMTDGGALPAWFSRTVAELRDAGWLEATITVGQAFGGDLEAVTTHTGLLAARHVAGADLVVVAQGPGNLGTGTRWGFSGVAAGEALNAAAVLGGRGIASLRVSGADPRERHLGVSHHSLTAYGRVALAPADVVVPLLDAPLGARVAEQAADLVAPGGRHRLVRAACADLLPALREAPVRLSTMGRGLDDDAAPFLAAAAAGRWAVRLLAPATGSVWHLALADDWDAAQARGTYDVPTRGARFDDVGFVHCSHADQVDGIARAFYADADDLVLLEVDADALAARAAVVVEPGDPADPTSERYPHVYAPVPLDVVTPRPWRGSFTATTAG, from the coding sequence GTGATCATCTGGCGCGACGGCACCGTCCGCACCCTCGGCCGCGCGTGGTCGGGGGCTCAGGAGCTCGAGGTCGAGCTGTCCGGCTCCGCGCCCGGCGGCGCTGTCGACGACGAGAGCGCCGCCGGCGTCCTCCCGGCCGGCACGCTCGTGCGCGCGCTGGCCTACCCCCAGCTCGTGGGCGAGGTGCGGACCGGCGACCGGGTCACCCTGACGGCGTCGGCGCTGGCCCGCGGGCTCGGCACCGGTGGGTACGCCCTCGTCGCGGCCGTGCCGGACCGGCTCCCGGCAGATCCGCACGTCGGCCCGGGGCACCTCGTCAAGGCCAGGTACACGCCCACGCAGCCGCTGGTGCTCGGCGTCGACGAGCAGGAGTCCGCCGCGCACGAGATGCTCCGCGACGCCGACGACCTCGGCGGCCTGCCCGTCGTCGTCGCCGATCTGCACTCGGCCCTCCCCGCGATCGTGGCGGGGGCTCGGGCCGAGGCGGCGCTCGTGGGGGCGCCGCCGCCGCGCGTCGCCTACGTGATGACCGACGGCGGCGCGCTGCCCGCGTGGTTCTCTCGGACGGTGGCCGAGCTCCGGGACGCGGGCTGGCTGGAGGCCACGATCACCGTGGGGCAGGCGTTCGGCGGGGACCTCGAGGCCGTGACGACGCACACGGGTCTGCTCGCCGCGCGGCACGTGGCCGGAGCGGACCTCGTGGTGGTGGCGCAGGGTCCGGGGAACCTCGGCACCGGCACGCGGTGGGGCTTCTCCGGGGTGGCGGCGGGCGAGGCCCTCAACGCCGCAGCGGTGCTGGGCGGGCGCGGGATCGCGTCGCTGCGCGTCTCCGGCGCCGATCCCCGGGAGCGCCACCTCGGGGTCTCCCACCACTCCCTCACGGCGTACGGACGAGTCGCGCTCGCCCCGGCGGACGTCGTCGTGCCCCTGCTCGACGCGCCGCTCGGCGCTCGCGTCGCGGAGCAGGCGGCCGACCTCGTCGCCCCGGGCGGGCGCCACCGCCTCGTCCGCGCGGCGTGCGCCGACCTCCTCCCGGCGCTGCGCGAGGCACCCGTCCGGCTCTCCACGATGGGCCGGGGGCTCGACGACGACGCCGCGCCGTTCCTCGCGGCGGCCGCCGCCGGGCGGTGGGCTGTCCGGCTGCTCGCGCCCGCCACCGGGAGCGTGTGGCACCTGGCGCTCGCCGACGACTGGGACGCGGCGCAGGCGCGCGGCACCTACGACGTCCCCACGCGCGGCGCGCGGTTCGACGACGTCGGATTCGTGCACTGCTCGCACGCCGACCAGGTCGACGGCATCGCGCGCGCGTTCTATGCGGACGCCGACGACCTCGTGCTGCTCGAGGTCGACGCCGACGCGCTCGCCGCCCGCGCCGCCGTCGTCGTCGAACCCGGCGACCCCGCGGATCCGACGAGCGAGCGCTACCCGCACGTCTACGCGCCGGTGCCGCTCGACGTCGTCACGCCGCGGCCGTGGCGCGGCTCGTTCACGGCGACGACCGCCGGCTGA
- a CDS encoding helix-turn-helix transcriptional regulator: protein MATRVDPAERLLDLVIALAHTTHRMTKSQIRRVVHGYGEAASDEAFERMFDRDKSALRDLGIPLVTQTDDAHADDVGYRIDLAGYELPPLDLTPAEIGLLSLATQVWQDAQFAAVAQRGLTKLRAVAPTAATDLTGLALRVRPPETAFSPLLEAIEQRSAVTFPYRAAGTGREERREVEPWRLVAQDHAWYLRAFDRGRGAERMFRLSRITGPVRRSGRAGVVEIPAGLGESAPARRAAGTARLALRPERAAALRARAIGPVVAGGDRDVVEIPMPDAEELAQEIAAFTDAVVVLEPLELRDAVLHRLASAAALGEGHDG, encoded by the coding sequence ATGGCTACCCGGGTCGACCCAGCCGAGCGTCTGCTCGACCTCGTCATCGCGCTCGCCCACACCACGCACCGCATGACGAAGTCGCAGATCCGGCGCGTCGTGCACGGGTACGGCGAGGCCGCGTCCGACGAGGCGTTCGAGCGCATGTTCGACAGGGACAAGAGCGCACTGCGCGATCTCGGGATCCCGCTCGTCACGCAGACGGACGACGCGCACGCGGACGACGTCGGCTACCGCATCGACCTCGCCGGGTACGAGCTTCCGCCGCTGGACCTGACGCCGGCCGAGATCGGCCTGCTCTCGCTCGCGACGCAGGTCTGGCAGGACGCCCAGTTCGCCGCCGTCGCCCAGCGCGGGCTCACGAAGCTGCGCGCCGTGGCGCCGACCGCCGCGACGGACCTGACCGGCCTCGCTCTGCGCGTACGGCCGCCCGAGACGGCGTTCTCGCCCCTCCTGGAGGCGATCGAGCAGCGGTCCGCCGTGACGTTCCCGTACCGTGCGGCCGGCACGGGCCGGGAGGAGCGGCGCGAGGTCGAGCCGTGGCGCCTCGTGGCCCAGGACCACGCCTGGTACCTCCGTGCGTTCGACCGTGGCCGCGGCGCGGAGCGGATGTTCCGCCTCTCCCGCATCACCGGACCCGTGCGGCGCAGCGGGCGGGCCGGCGTCGTCGAGATCCCCGCGGGCCTGGGTGAGTCGGCGCCCGCGCGTCGGGCGGCGGGGACGGCGCGGCTCGCGCTGCGGCCCGAGCGAGCCGCCGCGCTGCGAGCCCGCGCCATCGGGCCGGTCGTCGCCGGCGGCGACCGCGACGTCGTCGAGATCCCCATGCCTGACGCCGAGGAGCTGGCCCAGGAGATCGCCGCGTTCACCGACGCCGTCGTGGTCCTCGAGCCGCTCGAGCTGCGCGACGCCGTCCTGCACCGGCTCGCCTCCGCCGCCGCGCTGGGGGAGGGTCACGATGGCTGA
- a CDS encoding helix-turn-helix transcriptional regulator, with the protein MAETATDRLTRLLALITYVEDNPGVPVAQVADHFGVSEAQVLSDVDTLWVSGTPGYLPDDLIDFAVDSYEQNLLTLTESRGMDRPLRLGPTEAVALLVALRALARVPGFAGDDVVASALEKLTSAAGEAASAADAIDVRLGTPNGYAGVQDTLRVLRGALVDGRRVHLRYVSASDAVSERDVDPLQIVSDGDRWFLRAWCHRAGDVRHFRLDRVLAADVLDEPVAAHPEVGEEHGVEPSPSPTDTTVVLELTARSRWVGERFGGDVTDLGDGWIRVSLRVADPAWLAGLVLGLGEDVRRVSPPDVARSIAGRARAALEAYESHGAAVPSGSPDPAE; encoded by the coding sequence ATGGCTGAGACGGCGACGGACCGGCTCACGCGGCTCCTGGCGCTCATCACGTACGTCGAGGACAACCCCGGCGTGCCGGTCGCCCAGGTGGCTGACCACTTCGGCGTGAGCGAGGCGCAGGTGCTCAGCGACGTCGACACGCTGTGGGTCTCCGGCACACCCGGCTACCTGCCCGACGACCTCATCGACTTCGCCGTCGACTCGTACGAGCAGAACCTGCTGACGCTCACCGAGTCGCGTGGCATGGACCGGCCGCTGCGGCTGGGGCCGACCGAGGCCGTCGCCCTGCTGGTCGCGTTGCGCGCACTGGCCCGCGTGCCGGGGTTCGCCGGCGACGACGTCGTCGCGTCCGCCCTGGAGAAGCTCACGTCCGCCGCAGGGGAGGCGGCCTCGGCCGCCGACGCGATCGACGTCCGGCTCGGGACCCCGAACGGGTACGCCGGCGTGCAGGACACGCTGCGCGTGCTGCGGGGCGCTCTCGTGGACGGCCGGCGTGTGCACCTGCGCTATGTGTCGGCGTCGGACGCGGTCAGCGAGCGGGACGTCGACCCGCTCCAGATCGTCAGCGACGGCGACCGGTGGTTCCTGCGTGCGTGGTGTCACCGGGCCGGCGACGTACGGCACTTCCGGCTCGACCGCGTGCTCGCCGCCGACGTGCTTGACGAGCCCGTCGCCGCCCACCCCGAGGTGGGCGAGGAGCATGGGGTCGAGCCGTCGCCGTCGCCGACCGACACGACCGTCGTGCTCGAGCTCACGGCACGCAGCCGCTGGGTGGGCGAGCGGTTCGGTGGCGACGTCACCGACCTGGGCGACGGCTGGATCCGCGTGTCCCTGCGCGTCGCCGATCCGGCATGGCTGGCCGGGCTCGTGCTGGGTCTCGGCGAGGACGTCCGCCGGGTGTCGCCGCCGGACGTGGCGCGCAGCATCGCGGGCCGTGCCCGGGCCGCCCTCGAGGCGTACGAGAGCCACGGAGCCGCTGTACCGTCGGGATCGCCCGACCCGGCTGAGTAG
- the tatA gene encoding Sec-independent protein translocase subunit TatA — protein MRIQPWHILVLVVVILLVFGASRLPNIARNVGKSMKIMKEEVKDLREDGTDPNAEAAEDPDNPEASATNPPASPPQVAPRPASPPPVSTDAPGVPSPTTQYDPRSSDRTA, from the coding sequence ATGAGAATCCAGCCCTGGCACATCCTCGTGCTGGTGGTCGTCATCCTGCTCGTCTTCGGGGCAAGCCGACTTCCGAACATCGCGCGCAACGTCGGCAAGTCCATGAAGATCATGAAGGAGGAGGTCAAGGACCTCCGCGAGGACGGCACCGACCCCAACGCCGAGGCGGCCGAGGACCCGGACAACCCGGAGGCCTCCGCCACGAACCCGCCGGCGAGCCCGCCGCAGGTCGCACCGCGTCCGGCGTCCCCGCCCCCGGTCTCGACCGACGCCCCGGGCGTGCCTTCGCCGACGACCCAGTACGACCCGCGGTCCTCCGACCGCACCGCCTAG
- the tatC gene encoding twin-arginine translocase subunit TatC: MALGAHLRELRRRFLLITAGLAVGMVVGWVLYPYVFDAIQAPIVAQAEAGLDAQLNFVGVASAIDIKIKVSLFVGLVVSSPWWLYQVWAFIMPGLRSKEKRYAFGFVGAAVPLFLGGTFLAWSVLPNAVRLLTEFTPEGAANLIDASTYITFVMQFMIAFGLAFIMPLLMVLLTFIGIVRGQTWAKGWRWAVVGIFAFAAVATPTPDAISMILLALPICGLYGIALTVCLLHDRRRDRRLAEEDELAEAPASDEGAAGAAEA; encoded by the coding sequence ATGGCCCTGGGTGCGCACCTGCGTGAGCTCCGGCGCCGGTTTCTGCTCATCACAGCCGGCCTCGCGGTCGGGATGGTCGTCGGCTGGGTCCTCTACCCGTACGTCTTCGACGCCATCCAGGCGCCGATCGTCGCGCAGGCGGAGGCAGGACTCGACGCCCAGCTGAACTTCGTCGGGGTCGCCTCCGCGATCGACATCAAGATCAAGGTCTCGCTCTTCGTCGGCCTCGTCGTGTCGAGCCCGTGGTGGCTGTACCAGGTCTGGGCGTTCATCATGCCCGGGCTCCGCTCGAAGGAGAAGCGCTACGCGTTCGGGTTCGTCGGCGCAGCGGTCCCGCTGTTCCTCGGCGGCACGTTCCTCGCCTGGAGCGTCCTGCCGAACGCCGTCCGCCTGCTGACGGAGTTCACGCCCGAGGGCGCGGCGAACCTCATCGACGCGTCGACGTACATCACGTTCGTCATGCAGTTCATGATCGCGTTCGGCCTTGCGTTCATCATGCCCCTGCTCATGGTTCTGCTGACGTTCATCGGGATCGTGCGAGGTCAGACGTGGGCCAAGGGCTGGCGCTGGGCTGTGGTGGGCATCTTCGCCTTCGCCGCCGTCGCCACGCCGACGCCTGACGCGATCTCCATGATCCTGCTGGCGCTGCCGATCTGTGGGCTCTACGGCATCGCACTCACCGTCTGCCTCCTGCACGACCGTCGTCGAGACCGCAGGCTGGCCGAGGAGGACGAGCTGGCGGAGGCGCCGGCCTCGGACGAGGGAGCGGCCGGGGCCGCAGAGGCGTGA
- a CDS encoding diacylglycerol/lipid kinase family protein: MSPRGGHDRPRRSGQRLGLLVNPVAGRGKARRAGRGVEELLAASGHSVVDLSGATPTEARHRAESAVGSGDVDALIVVGGDGVVNLGANAVLGHDPHVPLGIVPAGSGNDAARGLRIPVGDVEAAVGVLLAALHAPRAIDAVEVERPTVPGRRWYVGVLSAGFDAAVNERANRMRRLRGRARYAAAVLGELRRFRGYTFALEVDGARSELAGTLVSVANGTAIGGGMRIAPGADLTDGLLDVVTADRVSRRELLRIFPRVYAGTHVDHDAVHVVHARSVLLDVGPGVSPLAPPPIAHADGEPIGALPLRATVRPGALRVLA; this comes from the coding sequence GTGAGCCCACGCGGCGGGCACGACCGCCCGCGCCGCTCCGGGCAGCGTCTCGGCCTTCTCGTCAATCCCGTCGCGGGCCGCGGGAAGGCCCGACGCGCGGGACGCGGCGTCGAGGAGCTCCTCGCCGCGAGCGGGCACAGCGTGGTCGACCTGTCCGGCGCCACGCCCACCGAGGCACGCCACCGCGCCGAGTCCGCCGTGGGGTCGGGCGACGTCGACGCCCTGATCGTCGTCGGCGGTGACGGCGTGGTGAACCTCGGCGCGAACGCCGTGCTCGGCCACGACCCCCACGTGCCGCTCGGGATCGTGCCGGCCGGGAGCGGGAACGACGCCGCGCGGGGGCTGCGGATCCCCGTCGGCGACGTCGAGGCGGCCGTCGGCGTGCTGCTGGCGGCGCTCCACGCGCCGCGGGCGATCGACGCCGTCGAGGTCGAGCGGCCCACCGTCCCGGGGCGGCGCTGGTACGTCGGCGTGCTCTCGGCCGGTTTCGACGCCGCCGTCAACGAGCGGGCGAACCGGATGCGCCGGCTGCGGGGCCGGGCGCGCTACGCGGCGGCGGTCCTCGGCGAGCTGCGCCGGTTCCGCGGGTACACGTTCGCCCTCGAGGTCGACGGCGCGCGCTCGGAGCTGGCGGGCACGCTCGTCAGCGTGGCGAACGGCACGGCGATCGGCGGCGGGATGCGCATCGCCCCCGGAGCCGACCTCACCGACGGTCTGCTCGACGTCGTCACGGCCGATCGCGTCAGCCGGCGCGAGCTGCTGCGCATCTTCCCTCGCGTCTACGCGGGTACCCACGTCGACCATGACGCCGTGCACGTCGTGCACGCGCGGAGCGTCCTCCTCGACGTCGGTCCCGGGGTGAGCCCGCTCGCTCCGCCCCCGATCGCCCACGCCGACGGGGAGCCGATCGGTGCTCTTCCCCTCCGCGCGACCGTGCGTCCCGGTGCCCTGCGCGTGCTCGCGTGA